One region of Anaeromyxobacter paludicola genomic DNA includes:
- a CDS encoding pyridoxal-phosphate dependent enzyme — translation MLQNYRGIIELIGNTPILKVDGLDTGPCELYLKLENQNPGGSIKDRIGLAMIRAAEREKKLGGEQRHLVEATAGNTGLGLALVAAQRGYTLTLVIPDKMSQEKIFHLRALGAEVVMTRSDVEKGHPAYYQDLAQEIARREGAFYVDQFSNPANPFAHETGTGPEIAKQLGGRLHAMVCGVGSGGTLTGLSRYFAKAISSCEMVLADPEGSVLKGVVETGRIGRAGTWLVEGIGEDFVPPNCDLSRVKRAYAIPDRESFETARDLLRTCGVLAGSSTGTLLAAALRYCREQTSPRRVCTLVCDSGNKYLSKMFNDFWMQDQGLTERAPTGDLRDLVSRRHAEGSVQTVAPGDPLLVAYGRMKLHDVSQLPVLEGGKVVGIVDEGDLLLAAVEGGQGAFRREVREVMSARLHTVPITAAPRDLLPLFAQGMVPIVVDGDEFVGLVTRIDLLQHLRQRVP, via the coding sequence ATGCTCCAGAACTACCGCGGGATCATCGAGCTCATCGGCAACACGCCCATCCTCAAGGTGGACGGGCTCGACACCGGCCCGTGCGAGCTCTACCTGAAGCTCGAGAACCAGAACCCCGGCGGCTCGATCAAGGACCGGATCGGCCTCGCCATGATCCGCGCCGCCGAGCGGGAGAAGAAGCTCGGCGGCGAGCAGCGCCACCTCGTCGAGGCGACCGCCGGGAACACCGGGCTCGGCCTCGCGCTCGTGGCGGCGCAGCGCGGCTACACGCTCACCCTCGTCATCCCCGACAAGATGAGCCAGGAGAAGATCTTCCACCTGCGCGCGCTCGGCGCCGAGGTGGTGATGACCCGCTCCGACGTGGAGAAGGGCCACCCCGCCTACTACCAGGACCTGGCCCAGGAGATCGCCCGGCGCGAGGGCGCGTTCTACGTAGACCAGTTCTCGAACCCGGCGAACCCGTTCGCCCACGAGACCGGCACCGGCCCCGAGATCGCGAAGCAGCTCGGGGGGCGGCTCCACGCCATGGTCTGCGGGGTCGGCTCCGGCGGGACCCTCACCGGCCTCTCGCGCTACTTCGCGAAGGCCATCTCCTCCTGCGAGATGGTGCTCGCCGACCCCGAGGGCTCGGTGCTGAAGGGCGTGGTCGAGACCGGGCGGATCGGGCGCGCCGGCACCTGGCTCGTGGAGGGGATCGGCGAGGACTTCGTGCCGCCCAACTGCGATCTCTCGCGGGTGAAGCGGGCCTACGCCATCCCCGACCGCGAGAGCTTCGAGACCGCGCGCGACCTGCTCCGGACCTGCGGCGTCCTCGCCGGCTCGAGCACCGGGACCCTCCTCGCCGCCGCCCTCCGCTACTGCCGCGAGCAGACCTCGCCGCGCCGGGTCTGCACCCTCGTCTGCGACAGCGGCAACAAGTACCTGTCCAAGATGTTCAACGACTTCTGGATGCAGGACCAGGGCCTCACCGAGCGCGCCCCGACCGGCGACCTGCGCGACCTCGTCTCGCGCCGGCACGCCGAGGGCTCGGTCCAGACCGTCGCCCCCGGCGACCCGCTCCTCGTCGCCTACGGGCGCATGAAGCTGCACGACGTGTCGCAGCTCCCGGTGCTCGAGGGCGGCAAGGTGGTCGGGATCGTGGACGAGGGCGATCTGCTCCTCGCCGCCGTGGAGGGCGGCCAGGGGGCCTTCCGGCGCGAGGTGCGCGAGGTGATGAGCGCGCGGCTGCACACGGTCCCAATCACCGCCGCGCCCAGGGACCTCCTGCCGCTCTTCGCCCAGGGGATGGTGCCCATCGTGGTGGACGGGGACGAGTTCGTGGGGCTGGTGACCCGCATCGACCTGCTCCAGCACCTCCGGCAGCGGGTGCCGTAG
- a CDS encoding sensor histidine kinase — protein sequence MHRWSGTSRRLFLAFGALIVLFAGASWLALSALADVRASLARTRDQAEGVRVALELASAVRDQYAHQAHTIIIGDQSHLGFYTEAERRVLDHTAEVRRHAVSDEERRHVDEIEQASTELDGIFRQRIVPAVVAGRAAEVQAEHARAQLVVTRIQDLTEDLVTAFERDIAVQQDRAEVVGRRTFRLALAALVTALGVALAVGLYIGRSVALPVARLRAGAERLAEGDLDTRIAVERDDEFGALARGFNAMTESLRQHQAQLVESEKLAGVGRLAAGVAHEINNPLGVILGYVRLLRKKAEGPLDEDLAVVEEETLRCQEIVEGLLDLARTPRIERQPVDLARVCAETVARLREAHLLDGVEVGVRGEGRARGAPAKLRQVVLNLVKNAAEAAGPGGHVAVEVSEGAGGAAVAVEDDGPGVAAEVRERLFEPFQTSKPSGTGLGLAVSRAIARAHGGDIEVGTSARGGARFVLRLPAASEVAA from the coding sequence GTGCACCGCTGGTCCGGCACCTCCCGCCGCCTCTTCCTCGCCTTCGGCGCCCTGATCGTCCTCTTCGCCGGGGCCTCCTGGCTCGCCCTGTCGGCGCTCGCCGACGTGCGCGCCTCGCTGGCCCGCACCCGCGACCAGGCCGAGGGCGTGCGCGTGGCGCTCGAGCTCGCGAGCGCCGTGCGCGACCAGTACGCGCACCAGGCCCACACCATCATCATCGGGGACCAGAGCCACCTCGGCTTCTACACCGAGGCGGAGCGGCGGGTCCTCGACCACACGGCCGAGGTCCGCCGCCACGCGGTGAGCGACGAGGAGCGCCGCCACGTGGACGAGATCGAGCAGGCCTCGACCGAGCTCGACGGCATCTTCCGCCAGAGGATCGTCCCGGCGGTGGTGGCGGGGCGCGCCGCCGAGGTGCAGGCCGAGCACGCCCGGGCCCAGCTCGTGGTGACGCGCATCCAGGATCTCACCGAGGATCTCGTCACCGCCTTCGAGCGCGACATCGCGGTCCAGCAGGACCGGGCCGAGGTGGTGGGCCGGCGCACCTTCCGCCTGGCGCTCGCCGCGCTCGTCACGGCGCTCGGGGTCGCGCTCGCCGTGGGGCTCTACATCGGGCGCTCGGTGGCGCTCCCGGTGGCGCGGCTGCGCGCCGGCGCGGAGCGGCTCGCCGAGGGCGACCTCGACACCCGCATCGCCGTCGAGCGCGACGACGAGTTCGGGGCCCTGGCCCGCGGCTTCAACGCCATGACCGAGTCCCTGCGCCAGCACCAGGCGCAGCTCGTGGAGAGCGAGAAGCTCGCGGGGGTGGGCCGGCTCGCGGCCGGGGTGGCCCACGAGATCAACAACCCGCTCGGCGTGATCCTGGGCTACGTCCGGCTCCTGCGGAAGAAGGCGGAGGGGCCGCTCGACGAGGACCTGGCGGTGGTGGAGGAGGAGACGCTCCGCTGCCAGGAGATCGTGGAGGGGCTGCTCGACCTCGCGCGCACGCCGCGGATCGAGCGCCAGCCGGTGGATCTGGCCCGGGTCTGCGCCGAGACGGTGGCCCGGCTCCGGGAGGCGCACCTCCTCGACGGGGTGGAGGTGGGGGTGCGCGGCGAGGGCCGGGCCCGCGGGGCGCCCGCCAAGCTGCGGCAGGTGGTGCTCAACCTGGTGAAGAACGCGGCCGAGGCGGCCGGGCCGGGCGGACACGTGGCGGTGGAGGTCTCCGAGGGGGCCGGCGGCGCGGCGGTGGCGGTGGAGGACGACGGGCCGGGCGTCGCGGCCGAGGTGCGGGAGCGGCTCTTCGAGCCCTTCCAGACCTCCAAGCCGAGCGGCACCGGGCTCGGGCTGGCGGTGTCGCGCGCCATCGCCCGCGCCCACGGGGGAGACATCGAGGTCGGGACGTCGGCGCGGGGCGGGGCGAGGTTCGTGCTCCGCCTCCCCGCCGCGAGCGAGGTGGCGGCATGA
- a CDS encoding ABC transporter substrate-binding protein — MRPLLTLLLAALLVPGSARAAAPVKLGIINSVTGPEAPIGENLTGGYKLAEEDLKARGTPVELVWEDDTGKPQIAMGAMEKLATRDRVAAVVGPYTSASSNATAKRAEQYKVPLVIPAASKEEITKQGLKWVFRVSATTDDYAAILLDMALSVGKPRTIAIVNENTDFGVSAAKSARALSEKRGLKVVAEEAYSKGSPDYRSTLTKVKSASPDLVFMVSYVADAILLMRQSREIGLSPQAFLGAGAGFATVQFASERDVSNGVFSSTQWTDDVKWPGAKAFFDRYKKRFGKEPTYHAACAYVSLLIAAEAASQAGGDREKTRAALDQGSWNGIMGQVKFVDGNGYTNQNRHPMLAEQVQQGRQVTVYPPDLASAKPIWPFPGWR, encoded by the coding sequence ATGCGCCCGCTGCTCACCCTGCTGCTCGCCGCGCTCCTCGTCCCCGGCTCCGCCCGGGCCGCCGCGCCGGTGAAGCTCGGCATCATCAACTCCGTCACCGGCCCCGAGGCGCCCATCGGCGAGAACCTGACGGGCGGCTACAAGCTCGCCGAGGAGGATCTGAAGGCCAGGGGCACGCCCGTCGAGCTCGTCTGGGAGGACGACACCGGCAAGCCCCAGATCGCCATGGGCGCGATGGAGAAGCTCGCCACCCGCGACCGCGTGGCGGCCGTGGTCGGGCCGTACACCTCGGCCTCCTCGAACGCCACCGCCAAGCGCGCCGAGCAGTACAAGGTGCCGCTCGTGATCCCGGCGGCGTCGAAGGAGGAGATCACGAAGCAGGGGCTGAAGTGGGTCTTCCGCGTCTCGGCCACCACCGACGACTACGCGGCCATCCTGCTCGACATGGCGCTCTCCGTCGGGAAGCCCCGGACCATCGCCATCGTCAACGAGAACACCGACTTCGGGGTCTCCGCCGCCAAGAGCGCGCGCGCCCTCTCCGAGAAGCGCGGCCTCAAGGTGGTCGCCGAGGAGGCCTACTCGAAGGGCTCGCCCGACTACCGCTCCACGCTCACCAAGGTGAAGTCCGCGAGCCCGGACCTCGTCTTCATGGTGTCGTACGTGGCCGACGCCATCCTGCTCATGCGCCAGTCGCGCGAGATCGGCCTCTCGCCGCAGGCCTTCCTCGGCGCCGGCGCCGGCTTCGCCACCGTGCAGTTCGCGAGCGAGCGCGACGTGTCGAACGGGGTCTTCTCGAGCACGCAGTGGACCGACGACGTGAAGTGGCCGGGGGCCAAGGCCTTCTTCGACCGGTACAAGAAGCGGTTCGGGAAGGAGCCGACCTACCACGCGGCCTGCGCCTACGTGTCGCTCCTCATCGCCGCCGAGGCGGCCTCGCAGGCGGGCGGCGACCGCGAGAAGACCCGCGCCGCGCTCGACCAGGGCAGCTGGAACGGGATCATGGGCCAGGTGAAGTTCGTGGACGGGAACGGCTACACCAACCAGAACCGTCACCCCATGCTCGCCGAGCAGGTCCAGCAGGGGCGGCAGGTGACGGTCTACCCGCCCGACCTCGCGAGCGCGAAGCCCATCTGGCCGTTCCCCGGCTGGCGGTAG
- the glgX gene encoding glycogen debranching protein GlgX has protein sequence MDAIHPWPGKAYPLGARWDGEGVNFAVHSKHATAVEVCLFDPGDPSRELQRVPLTEVTGFVWHGYLPGLKPGALYGFRVHGPYAPERGLRFNPHKLLVDPYARAIDGEVDFAGPVYGYRLGAPEEDLAFCEADSAPSMPRCVVLDDHAFDWTGDARPEHPLHRSIVYELHVRGFTMRHPKVPPELRGTYAGLASPPALEHLRRLGVTAVELLPVHEYVDDPFLQGKGLRNYWGYSTLGYFAPEHRYSASGSRGGQVDEFRQMVKTLHQAGIEVILDVVFNHTCEGNHLGPTLSFKGLENGSYYKLAPDPRYYADYTGTGSSLDVSNPQVLRLVMDSLRYWTDEMHVDGFRFDLATTLCRNPHDFDRYCNFLQAAHQDPALQKVKLIAEPWDVGPGGYQVGGFPTRWSEWNGKYRDVLRRFWKGDIQAQELGYRLTGSADLYQAAGRKIFASVNFVTCHDGFTLRDLVSYDHKHNEANGEQNRDGSDDNASWNCGVEGETDDPEVNALRDRQQRNLIASLLVSQGVPMLSAGDEMGKTQGGNNNAYCQDNERSWLDWDLDDRRAALLGFTARVIRLRQAQPALQRRRFFRGAHIWDSSLKDLAWFRPDGSEMTEEDWQAPYVRSLAFVLGGDAIATPDERGQRIRGDTLLVLMNAHHEPVPYTLPEITWGEEWEVLLDTAGASDAKRDRLAARGVVEVSARSLVVLSRPARPEPT, from the coding sequence ATGGACGCCATCCACCCGTGGCCCGGGAAGGCCTACCCGCTCGGCGCCCGCTGGGACGGCGAGGGGGTGAACTTCGCCGTCCACTCGAAGCACGCCACCGCGGTCGAGGTCTGCCTCTTCGACCCGGGCGACCCGTCGCGCGAGCTGCAGCGGGTCCCGCTCACCGAGGTCACCGGCTTCGTCTGGCACGGCTACCTCCCCGGCCTGAAGCCCGGGGCGCTCTACGGGTTCCGGGTGCACGGGCCCTACGCGCCGGAGCGCGGGCTGCGCTTCAACCCGCACAAGCTCCTCGTCGATCCCTACGCGCGCGCCATCGACGGCGAGGTGGACTTCGCCGGGCCGGTCTACGGCTACCGGCTCGGCGCGCCCGAGGAGGACCTCGCCTTCTGCGAGGCCGACTCGGCGCCGTCGATGCCCCGCTGCGTGGTGCTCGACGACCACGCCTTCGACTGGACCGGCGACGCCCGGCCGGAGCACCCGCTGCACCGCTCGATCGTCTACGAGCTCCACGTGCGCGGGTTCACCATGCGCCACCCGAAGGTGCCGCCCGAGCTGCGCGGCACCTACGCCGGCCTCGCGAGCCCGCCCGCGCTCGAGCACCTGCGCCGGCTCGGGGTCACCGCGGTGGAGCTGCTCCCGGTGCACGAGTACGTGGACGACCCCTTCCTCCAGGGCAAGGGGCTCCGGAACTACTGGGGCTACTCCACGCTCGGCTACTTCGCCCCCGAGCACCGCTACAGCGCGAGCGGCTCGCGCGGCGGCCAGGTGGACGAGTTCAGGCAGATGGTGAAGACGCTCCACCAGGCCGGGATCGAGGTGATCCTCGACGTGGTCTTCAACCACACCTGCGAGGGCAACCACCTCGGCCCCACCCTCTCGTTCAAGGGGCTCGAGAACGGGAGCTACTACAAGCTCGCGCCCGACCCGCGCTACTACGCCGACTACACCGGGACCGGGAGCAGCCTCGACGTCTCGAACCCGCAGGTGCTGCGGCTGGTGATGGACTCGCTCCGCTACTGGACGGACGAGATGCACGTGGACGGCTTCCGCTTCGACCTCGCCACCACCCTCTGCCGCAACCCGCACGACTTCGACCGCTACTGCAACTTCCTCCAGGCGGCGCACCAGGACCCGGCCCTGCAGAAGGTGAAGCTCATCGCCGAGCCCTGGGACGTGGGGCCCGGCGGGTACCAGGTGGGCGGGTTCCCGACGCGCTGGAGCGAGTGGAACGGCAAGTACCGCGACGTGCTGCGCCGCTTCTGGAAGGGCGACATCCAGGCCCAGGAGCTCGGCTACCGGCTCACCGGCTCGGCCGACCTGTACCAGGCCGCCGGGCGGAAGATCTTCGCCAGCGTGAACTTCGTCACCTGCCACGACGGCTTCACCCTGCGCGACCTCGTCAGCTACGACCACAAGCACAACGAGGCCAACGGGGAGCAGAACCGGGACGGCTCGGACGACAACGCCAGCTGGAACTGCGGCGTGGAGGGCGAGACGGACGACCCCGAGGTGAACGCGCTGCGCGACCGGCAGCAGCGGAACCTCATCGCGAGCCTGCTCGTCTCGCAGGGCGTGCCGATGCTCAGCGCCGGGGACGAGATGGGGAAGACGCAGGGCGGCAACAACAACGCCTACTGCCAGGACAACGAGCGCTCCTGGCTCGACTGGGACCTCGACGACCGCCGGGCGGCGCTCCTCGGCTTCACGGCGCGGGTGATCCGGCTGCGGCAGGCGCAGCCGGCGCTGCAGCGGCGCCGCTTCTTCCGCGGCGCGCACATCTGGGACAGCTCGCTCAAGGACCTCGCCTGGTTCCGGCCGGACGGGAGCGAGATGACCGAGGAGGACTGGCAGGCCCCCTACGTCCGCTCGCTCGCCTTCGTGCTCGGCGGGGACGCCATCGCCACCCCGGACGAGCGGGGCCAGCGCATCCGCGGCGACACGCTGCTCGTCCTCATGAACGCGCACCACGAGCCGGTGCCCTACACGCTCCCCGAGATCACCTGGGGCGAGGAGTGGGAGGTGCTGCTCGACACCGCCGGCGCGAGCGACGCCAAGCGCGACCGGCTGGCGGCCCGCGGGGTGGTCGAGGTCTCGGCGCGGTCGCTGGTGGTGCTGTCGCGGCCGGCGCGGCCGGAGCCCACCTGA
- a CDS encoding YbgA family protein, whose translation MSSRPRLGISACLLGHNVRWDGGQKRSRFLADVLGAHVDWVPVCPELELGLGVPRETLRLVGLPSRPRLVAPRSGQDHTEAMESLAAARAEALAKEDLCGFVLKKDSPSCGLERVRVYRESGVPLKDGAGVFARALRARLPALPVEEEGRLEDSALRERFVERVFALRRWKDALAEGLDPGRLVAFHARHKLQLMAHSPAHVTRLGRLVARAGREDVVDAYGRLFAEALAVPASRGRVVNALQHMAGYVSPALTPAERRELGGLFSEYAAGKAPLAVPLVLVEHHLRRQGVGYLAQQSWLGPYPGSLALRYSVAASGLAG comes from the coding sequence ATGAGCTCCCGCCCCCGCCTCGGTATCAGCGCCTGCCTGCTCGGTCACAACGTCCGCTGGGACGGGGGCCAGAAGCGGAGCCGGTTCCTCGCCGACGTCCTCGGCGCTCACGTGGACTGGGTGCCGGTCTGCCCCGAGCTCGAGCTCGGCCTGGGCGTGCCCCGCGAGACGCTCCGGCTGGTCGGGCTGCCGTCGCGCCCGCGGCTCGTCGCCCCGCGCAGCGGCCAGGACCACACCGAGGCGATGGAGTCGCTCGCCGCCGCCCGCGCCGAGGCGCTCGCGAAGGAGGACCTCTGCGGCTTCGTCCTCAAGAAGGACTCGCCCTCGTGCGGCCTGGAGCGGGTGCGGGTCTACCGGGAGAGCGGCGTCCCGCTGAAGGACGGCGCCGGCGTCTTCGCCCGCGCGCTCCGTGCGCGGCTGCCCGCGCTGCCGGTCGAGGAGGAGGGGCGGCTCGAGGATTCGGCCTTGCGCGAGCGCTTCGTGGAGCGGGTCTTCGCGCTGCGGCGCTGGAAGGACGCGCTCGCCGAGGGGCTCGACCCGGGCCGGCTGGTCGCCTTCCACGCCCGTCACAAGCTGCAGCTAATGGCACACAGCCCCGCTCACGTGACCCGGCTCGGGCGGCTCGTGGCCCGGGCCGGCCGCGAGGACGTGGTGGACGCGTACGGCCGGCTCTTCGCGGAGGCGCTCGCGGTGCCGGCGAGCCGCGGCCGGGTGGTGAACGCGCTCCAGCACATGGCCGGCTACGTGAGCCCGGCGCTCACCCCCGCGGAGCGGCGCGAGCTCGGCGGCCTCTTCTCCGAGTACGCGGCGGGCAAGGCCCCGCTGGCGGTCCCGCTGGTGCTGGTGGAGCACCACCTCCGCCGCCAGGGGGTGGGCTACCTCGCGCAGCAGAGCTGGCTCGGCCCCTACCCCGGCTCGCTCGCGCTCCGCTACTCGGTGGCCGCCTCCGGCCTCGCCGGCTGA
- a CDS encoding acyl-CoA dehydrogenase family protein, with amino-acid sequence MPFFQEAPRLGNQLDEDALLREYLSRRLPAGMLSGVHEELRQLGELGGGALYAFQQADRLNEPRLVSFDPWGRRVDRIELTPLWREAAALSARHGLVAEAYERRYGEWSRVLQMAKVYLVDASLDVYSCPLAMTDGAARTLLDLGPAHLVDRAVPRLTSRDPERMWTSGQWMTERTGGSDVGLTETVARRDGGAWRLWGTKWFTSATTAEVALTLARPEGAPAGGRGLALFYLELRDEAGRPNGVALNRLKDKLGTRKVPTAELSLEGAVAEPVAGLSDGVRHMASMLNVTRTWNAVGAVAGMRRAVALARDYARRRVAFGAPLLAKPLHAETLAALEAELEAGFLLAFRAVELLGHREAGAASEAGRALFRLLTSVVKLTTGKQAVAVASEALECFGGAGYVEDTGLPRLLRDAQVLPIWEGTTNVLSLEALRALAEPGAGAAYAAEVRGALATARDPSLRPAVEAAARALDRLGPWLAPAPGRPPREAPARACALTAGRTLALALLCAHAQWCLDQGLGPRAGAAARRFARQGVDLTGDADAEDARLLAEG; translated from the coding sequence ATGCCCTTCTTCCAGGAAGCGCCTCGGCTCGGGAACCAGCTCGACGAGGACGCCCTGCTCCGAGAGTATCTCTCGCGGCGGCTCCCGGCTGGGATGCTCAGCGGGGTACACGAGGAGCTGCGCCAGCTCGGCGAGCTCGGCGGCGGCGCCCTCTACGCCTTCCAGCAGGCGGACCGGCTGAACGAGCCGCGCCTCGTGAGCTTCGACCCGTGGGGCCGGCGCGTGGACCGGATCGAGCTCACGCCGCTCTGGCGGGAGGCGGCGGCGCTCTCCGCCCGGCACGGGCTCGTCGCCGAGGCCTACGAGCGGCGCTACGGCGAGTGGTCGCGCGTCCTACAGATGGCGAAGGTCTACCTCGTGGACGCCTCGCTCGACGTCTACTCCTGCCCGCTCGCCATGACCGACGGCGCCGCGCGCACGCTGCTCGACCTCGGCCCGGCCCACCTCGTGGACCGGGCGGTGCCGCGCCTCACCAGCCGCGATCCCGAGCGGATGTGGACGAGCGGGCAGTGGATGACGGAGCGGACCGGCGGCTCGGACGTGGGGCTCACCGAGACGGTGGCGCGCCGCGACGGCGGCGCCTGGCGGCTCTGGGGCACGAAGTGGTTCACCTCGGCCACCACCGCCGAGGTGGCGCTCACCCTGGCGCGGCCGGAGGGGGCGCCCGCCGGCGGCCGCGGGCTGGCCCTCTTCTACCTCGAGCTGCGCGACGAGGCCGGCCGGCCGAACGGCGTCGCCCTGAACCGGCTCAAGGACAAGCTCGGCACGCGCAAGGTCCCGACGGCGGAGCTCTCCCTGGAGGGCGCCGTGGCCGAGCCGGTCGCCGGCCTCTCCGACGGGGTCCGGCACATGGCCTCGATGCTCAACGTGACCCGGACCTGGAACGCGGTCGGCGCGGTGGCCGGCATGCGCCGGGCGGTGGCCCTGGCCCGCGACTACGCCCGGCGCCGGGTGGCCTTCGGGGCCCCGCTGCTCGCGAAGCCGCTCCACGCCGAGACGCTGGCGGCGCTCGAGGCCGAGCTCGAGGCCGGCTTCCTCCTCGCCTTCCGCGCGGTGGAGCTGCTCGGCCACCGCGAGGCCGGGGCGGCGAGCGAGGCCGGGCGCGCCCTCTTCCGGCTCCTCACCTCGGTGGTGAAGCTCACCACCGGCAAGCAGGCGGTGGCGGTGGCCTCGGAGGCCCTGGAGTGCTTCGGCGGGGCCGGCTACGTGGAGGACACCGGGCTGCCCCGGCTCCTGCGCGACGCGCAGGTGCTCCCGATCTGGGAGGGGACCACCAACGTCCTCTCGCTCGAGGCGCTGCGCGCGCTCGCCGAGCCCGGGGCGGGCGCCGCCTACGCGGCGGAGGTCCGCGGCGCCCTGGCCACCGCCAGGGACCCGTCGCTCCGCCCCGCCGTGGAGGCGGCGGCGCGCGCGCTCGACCGGCTCGGACCGTGGCTCGCCCCCGCGCCGGGCCGGCCGCCGCGCGAGGCCCCGGCGCGCGCCTGCGCGCTGACCGCCGGCCGCACCCTGGCCCTGGCCCTCCTCTGCGCCCACGCCCAGTGGTGCCTCGACCAGGGGCTCGGCCCCCGCGCCGGCGCGGCCGCCCGCCGCTTCGCGCGCCAGGGGGTAGATCTCACGGGCGACGCCGACGCCGAGGACGCGCGCCTGCTCGCGGAGGGGTGA
- a CDS encoding NAD-dependent succinate-semialdehyde dehydrogenase: protein MKSINPATGEVRRTFDELSDAELEQRLARAAETFPAWRRVPFAERSRLMAAAGALLVAEKEKLGRLLTLEMGKTLASAVAEVEKCASACRYYAEHAERHLADVDLSSGDLRAWVRHLPLGPVLAVMPWNFPFWQVFRFAAPALMAGNVGLLKHASNVPECALAIEDVFRRAGFPAGAFQTLLIGSKRVSQVIADGRVVAVTLTGSDAAGQQVAREAGEALKKVVLELGGSDPFVVMPSADLEQAVKTGVTARMINNGQSCIAAKRFVVHAAIYDRFVERYVERVKALRVGDPLLPETDVGPLSTEAGLRQVEQQVDDSVKAGARCLWGGRRIEGRGFFYAPTVLADIPPAAPAFREEVFGPVALLFRARDLDDAIRIANDTPYGLGSSVWTHDAAERARFVDEFEAGQTFVNAMVASDPRIPFGGVKRSGFGRELARLGILEFVNQKTVLVKDAAAQPARPEAATE from the coding sequence ATGAAGAGCATCAACCCGGCCACCGGCGAGGTCCGGCGCACCTTCGACGAGCTGTCCGACGCCGAGCTCGAGCAGCGGCTCGCGCGGGCCGCCGAGACCTTCCCCGCCTGGCGCCGGGTGCCGTTCGCGGAGCGGTCGAGGCTCATGGCCGCGGCCGGCGCGCTCCTCGTGGCCGAGAAGGAGAAGCTCGGCCGGCTGCTCACGCTCGAGATGGGCAAGACCCTCGCCTCGGCGGTGGCGGAGGTCGAGAAGTGCGCCAGCGCCTGCCGCTACTACGCGGAGCACGCGGAGCGCCACCTCGCCGACGTGGACCTCTCCTCGGGCGACCTCCGGGCCTGGGTGCGCCACCTGCCGCTCGGCCCGGTGCTCGCGGTCATGCCCTGGAACTTCCCCTTCTGGCAGGTGTTCCGGTTCGCCGCCCCGGCGCTCATGGCCGGCAACGTGGGGCTCCTCAAGCACGCCTCCAACGTGCCCGAGTGCGCCCTCGCCATCGAGGACGTGTTCCGGCGGGCCGGGTTCCCGGCGGGCGCCTTCCAGACCCTGCTCATCGGCTCGAAGCGGGTCTCGCAAGTGATCGCCGACGGGCGGGTGGTGGCGGTGACGCTCACCGGCTCCGACGCCGCCGGCCAGCAGGTGGCCCGCGAGGCGGGCGAGGCGCTCAAGAAGGTGGTGCTCGAGCTCGGCGGGTCGGATCCGTTCGTGGTGATGCCGAGCGCCGACCTCGAGCAGGCGGTGAAGACCGGCGTCACCGCGCGGATGATCAACAACGGCCAGTCCTGCATCGCCGCCAAGCGCTTCGTGGTGCACGCGGCGATCTACGACCGCTTCGTGGAGCGGTACGTGGAGCGGGTGAAGGCGCTGCGGGTCGGCGACCCCCTGCTGCCGGAGACCGACGTCGGCCCGCTCTCCACCGAGGCCGGCCTGCGGCAGGTGGAGCAGCAGGTGGACGACTCGGTGAAGGCGGGGGCGCGCTGCCTCTGGGGCGGGCGCCGGATCGAGGGGCGCGGCTTCTTCTACGCGCCCACGGTGCTCGCCGACATCCCGCCCGCGGCGCCGGCCTTCCGGGAGGAGGTGTTCGGGCCGGTGGCGCTCCTCTTCCGGGCGCGGGACCTCGACGACGCCATCCGCATCGCCAACGACACGCCTTACGGGCTCGGGTCGAGCGTCTGGACCCACGACGCGGCGGAGCGGGCCCGCTTCGTGGACGAGTTCGAGGCCGGGCAGACCTTCGTGAACGCCATGGTCGCCTCCGACCCGCGCATCCCCTTCGGCGGCGTGAAGCGCTCCGGCTTCGGCCGGGAGCTGGCGCGGCTCGGGATCCTCGAGTTCGTGAACCAGAAGACGGTGCTGGTGAAGGACGCGGCCGCTCAGCCGGCGAGGCCGGAGGCGGCCACCGAGTAG